A window of the Helianthus annuus cultivar XRQ/B chromosome 4, HanXRQr2.0-SUNRISE, whole genome shotgun sequence genome harbors these coding sequences:
- the LOC110936892 gene encoding probable inorganic phosphate transporter 1-7: MAATSGNLKVLNALDGAKTQWYHFTAIVIAGMGFFTDAYDLFCISLVTKMLGRIYYTKLDSPKPGSLPPNVSAMVNGVALVGTLAGQLFFGWLGDKLGRKKVYGITLMLMCLCSIASGLSFGSSPKTVMTTLCFFRFWLGFGIGGDYPLSATIMSEYSNKKTRGGFIAAVFAMQGFGILAGGVFAIIMSSVFNSRYEAPPYEVDPVKSTVPEADYVWRIILMVGAVPALMTFYSRSKMPETARYTALVAKNATKAASDMSKILNMEIESEQQKVDGKSNNGYGLFSREFLKRHGLHLLGTTSTWFLLDIAFYSQNLFQKDIFSAIGWIPPAKTMNAIEEVYRIARAQTLIALCSTVPGYWFTVFLIDRMGRFKIQLLGFSMMTIFMFALAFPYNHWTRPENNISFVVMYSFTFFFANFGPNTTTFVVPAEIFPARVRSTCHGISAASGKLGAMVGAFGFLYLAQNQDPAKTDAGYPAGIGVKNSLIVLGVINFLGTLCTFMVPESKGKSLEEMTGENNDSQP, from the coding sequence ATGGCGGCGACATCAGGCAATTTAAAAGTTTTAAATGCTCTTGATGGCGCCAAAACACAGTGGTATCATTTCACTGCAATAGTGATTGCAGGAATGGGTTTCTTTACCGACGCCTATGATCTGTTTTGTATCTCTTTAGTGACCAAAATGCTTGGTCGCATTTACTACACGAAACTCGACTCGCCCAAGCCCGGAAGCCTACCGCCGAATGTATCGGCTATGGTTAACGGGGTCGCACTCGTTGGGACGCTAGCGGGCCAGTTGTTTTTCGGGTGGCTTGGTGATAAGCTTGGAAGGAAGAAAGTGTATGGGATCACACTTATGTTGATGTGTCTATGTTCCATCGCTTCGGGTTTGTCGTTTGGGAGCTCGCCCAAGACGGTTATGACTACGCTTTGTTTCTTTCGGTTTTGGCTCGGGTTTGGGATTGGGGGAGATTACCCGCTGTCCGCCACGATAATGTCCGAGTACTCGAATAAGAAAACTCGTGGCGGGTTTATTGCTGCGGTTTTCGCAATGCAGGGGTTTGGGATTTTAGCGGGAGGCGTGTTCGCGATTATCATGTCGTCGGTGTTTAATTCGCGGTATGAGGCTCCACCGTATGAGGTTGATCCGGTGAAGTCGACGGTTCCCGAAGCGGATTACGTGTGGCGGATTATTCTGATGGTTGGGGCGGTCCCGGCTCTCATGACCTTTTACTCGAGGTCTAAGATGCCAGAAACCGCCCGTTACACTGCCCTGGTGGCGAAAAACGCCACCAAGGCGGCTTCGGATATGTCAAAAATATTAAATATGGAAATCGAGTCCGAACAACAAAAGGTTGATGGGAAGTCCAACAACGGTTACGGTCTCTTTAGCCGCGAGTTCTTAAAACGACACGGGCTACACTTGCTTGGAACCACCAGCACTTGGTTTCTACTCGATATCGCGTTCTACAGTCAAAATCTATTCCAGAAGGACATATTCAGTGCAATAGGTTGGATCCCACCCGCGAAAACAATGAATGCCATTGAAGAAGTATACAGAATCGCGCGAGCACAAACGCTTATCGCTCTTTGCAGTACTGTTCCTGGATACTGGTTCACCGTCTTCTTGATTGATAGAATGGGACGATTCAAGATTCAACTACTCGGTTTCTCAATGATGACAATCTTTATGTTCGCGTTAGCATTCCCTTACAACCACTGGACCCGACCCGAAAACAATATATCGTTCGTGGTGATGTACTCGTTCACTTTCTTCTTTGCCAATTTCGGGCCTAACACCACCACTTTCGTGGTCCCAGCAGAGATCTTCCCGGCTAGAGTTCGGTCTACCTGCCATGGTATCTCAGCAGCATCGGGGAAACTCGGTGCAATGGTGGGTGCTTTCGGCTTCTTGTATCTGGCTCAAAATCAAGATCCGGCCAAAACAGATGCGGGTTACCCAGCAGGTATTGGAGTGAAGAATTCGCTTATCGTGTTGGGCGTGATCAATTTTTTGGGAACTTTGTGTACTTTCATGGTGCCTGAATCGAAAGGGAAGTCACTAGAGGAAATGACGGGTGAAAACAACGATTCACAGCCTTAA